Genomic window (Daucus carota subsp. sativus chromosome 5, DH1 v3.0, whole genome shotgun sequence):
TACTTGGCATCGGATTCTTCTAGTACCAGTCACGGGTGGAGTTATTGTTGGTATGTTGCATGGTTTGCTGGAAATATTAGATCAAATCAAGCAATCCACTTCTTCTCAAGGGCAGGGTTTTGATTTGCTTGCTGGAGTATTTCCAATAGTGAAGGCTATTCAGGCTGCCGTGACCTTAGGAACTGGTTGTTCTTTGGGACCCGAAGGCCCTAGTGTAGATATTGGGAAATCATGTGCAAATGGATGCTCAGCTATGATGGAAAACAACAACGAAAGGAGGATAGCCCTTGTTGCAGCTGGTGCAGCTGCTGGAATAGCTTCAGGTACCAAGATTACGCCATTTTGATATTTGTCATATTATGTTTTTGATTCATTGTTGTGCTGCAGTTCGCTGTGTAGTGTATGATAGACTTGAAACTATTTAGGTGGCTGCCAGTATGCTCATAGTATGTGCCGCTTGCACTTCACTATGAGTAAAATAGGCTGGCTTGAACAGTAGCACATGTTTTATTTTCCATCACTATTTAATTCTGTGGCATTGCTTTCATCTGAAGTATAAGTCATCTACCTTCTACTGTAGAAATATAATATGCTTTACCCTTATAATACACTTACATATCATTGTCAAGGAATACGGCCAATCGCCGCAGATGATTATGACTGTTAGCACTCGGTGGAATGGTTTTGCAGtgacaagtttttttttttctttttccccaCAAAATCTAACTTTCGGCACAGTAGTATAAAGCTGCATATATGTCTGATAGATGGATTCGTACCTTCATCTAGAACAATAATTTTAGagtattgtattgtaatcatttttTTGTCATTGTCTTATAGGTATAAGTATAACTATAGATTTCCTTGTTCTCCTGATGCTGTTTATAGTAAAAAGTTTTACCTGGGCTGATGAGTCTGTGTATTTCACGTTGATGACTATTAATTTTTTAGCAAAAAATTGGTTGATGCCTGTTATACTTCGTCTTTCTAGGTTTCAATGCTGCAGTTGCTGGTTGTTTCTTTGCTATAGAAACGGTCTTAAGACCTCTTCGTGCAGAAAACTCCCCTCCATTTACAACCGCAATGATTATACTTGCATCTGTTATTTCATCTACTGTATCAAGTGCTGTGCTTGGAGAAAAACAGGCTTTCACAGTGCCCACGTATGATTTGAAATCTGCTGCTGGTATTTTATCTCATTCAGTTCAGTTTACTGTTTTATTATTTAGTAACTAACTGTATGGATGTTAAATTGCTTAGTTTGCTTTATAATATTGTGATTTATCATTTATCCAGTATTATGTACTCACCTTTACTATAATGTGGATTATGTTTAAGTATAGTATTTATGCATTGATGCACTCCATAAACTTATTGGCTACTGTTCATCTTCATGATGCAAAACTCTTTTTGAATTTAGGCATTCACTATCATCAAATCATCTATCTTAAAAACTTAGGAAGATAGCTGTCACAACCGGCCAGCTTGCCTTCAGTCAGTTATATTCCCACTGTCTAATTCTTATGTTCCACATTCAAGTTTGACTTTCTTCACAGTATTGGTCACGTATCCACAAGAACATGTTGCTTCTTGCTAAGACAGCCAGCTCCAACTGCGGCTTcacttatataatattatatacataaattatTAGCTTCTTCATCATGTCATCACCATCTTAATAATCCATCGATGGAAATTGCTATGCACGGAATATTGATAATGATGCCATCTTTGTTTCATATTTGTGCAAGTCAGAAATATGCACAAATTTTGCATCTCTTGTCCTTACGTGTCTCAGTCTAAAATCATCAAATCACAATACAGTTTCCCTTCTCTTCAGCTTAGCGTTAAATGAGTTACCTAATTTCATAAAGAAATTGACAATAAATGAATATGGAATTAGTACTTATAAAGTTTGTTCTTACCATTTtgttagtttatattttataattaaaaaagacaTATCTGTTTGCTGTTAAAAAAATGTCTTCCTGTTGTGGTATCAGTTGAGATTAAAATCATGATATATTTTGGCTACATTAAGTATATCTGTTGTACAGTGATATAGTTTGAACATTTATTTCTTAAAAGTTAGTATGAGTTTTATATCTTGGAGATATATGCACACTTATATGGGTTTTTGCTGTCATTTATTATTTACCCTCTTTATTCTCACCTTAACCCTAAATTTGATATTGGCAATTGGATCCACACATTTAGTTAGGTGTGTCTTTTCCTTTTGTGCAGAACTACCTCTATACCTTATACTGGGAATGCTATGTGGAGTAGTAAGCGTGATATTTACTCGTTTGGTAGCTTGGTTCACTGAGGCGTTTGATTACATCAAAGATAAAGCTGGTATACCGCCAGTTGTATGCCCAGCATTGGGAGGTTTAGGTACGGGCCTGATAGCACTCAAGTATCCTGGGGTACTCTACTGGGGTTTTACCAACGTTGATGAAATTTTACATACTGGGAAGACAGCGTCAGCACCTGGAATTTGGTTGCTTGCTCAGTTAGTTACTGCAAAAGTTGTAGCTACGGCTCTTTGCAAAGGTTCTGGGCTTGTTGGTGGCCTTTATGCACCAAGTTTAATGATTGGTGCTGCTGTAGGGGCTGTGTTTGGAGGTTGTGCTGGACAATTAATCAATTCAGCTATTCCAGGAAATGCTGCTGTTGCTGAACCACAAGCATATGCATTGGTATTGTGTTACTGTTGTTACTGTTACTATTCATTTGTACTATTATTCCATTCAGGAATACTAAATAACTTTTCTGCTACATTATACTGCAGGTTGGAATGGCTGCTACATTAGCATCAGTTTGTTCAGTACCCTTGACATCTGTTTTACTTCTTTTTGAGCTGACAAAAGATTACAGAATACTGCTTCCTCTCATGGTATATTTTTCAACTTTTTGTAATGTGTAATCCATATGTGGATTGGTCAAAGGCTGCCTGATACTTGATATAATCAAGAAAACCGCTACATACATATAGCTAATTTATTAGATCATGCGTACTGTGAGATTTCACTCGACATTGTGTAAATGAGTAACTTTGCATACAATTTATTCCTGGTCACTGTATTTTATGATAGCAAATTATATCTAGTCACTATATGGGTAATGCACGATGTTACTAGCATACATGGTTGCATAAGTATGTTCACTGCTTGAGGACCTATGCATCATCCATCAAATTTCTGCAGACGTGACATTTTTAGACCTTGTATTCTTTTCAAACAGGGGGCAGTTGGGTTAGCTATATGGGTGCCCTCTGTGACAAATGAGTCCAAGGAGGGTGAGGCATTAGAGACAAAGGTTGCAACAGGAGGTTACTCTGTTCTTGCACCAGTTGTTGACAAGGATAGCGTTGGCACTTGGCGACGAAGTGATGGAGATGGTTTGGAACTCTCTGTGATGGGAAGTGGTGGTCACCATGAACATATTGAGGAAGAATTATATTTGGAAAATTTGAAGGTACCCTTTTCCATATCTTATATGAAACTGATATTAACAAGAAAAACATATTTGTGCCTGCAGCGTTCTATCATACCAGTTGtcaggctgaacatatgccttatATGTTTAGTTTTTTGTGACTCAACTGTAATCAGTTTTTTCGGGTGTAATCAGGTCTCCGAAGCAATGACAAACAAATTTGTCAAAGTTTTTTTAACACTTACCATAAGGGAGGCACTAAAGTGCATGCATGATGGTCAACAAAATTGTGCTCTTGTAGTTGATACTGAAGATCATTTAGAAGGGATATTAACATTTGGCGACATCAAAAGAAGTCTTTCCAAGAATTCCAGTGGTGCTTCCAGCAGCGATTCTTCAGTTCCAGATGTATGCATTActcttttatatatgtaatcttAGATTTTAGGCCCCTCCTTTTTAAATCATAACCCTATAATCTACATCCAACACTGTTCTATGTAAAAGTTTCccacagtttttttttttttttcagttacGTCAGTCTCTTGTTTCTTCTATATGCACAAGAGGAATAAACTATCGTGGAAAGAGGCGTGGACTTTTAACTTGTTACCCAGACACAGACTTGGCAATCGCTAAGCAGCTAATGGAAGCTAAGGGAATAAAGCAGCTGCCTGTTGTTAATCGTGGTGTGGATTTCAAAGAAGAAAGGAAACGCAGACTTATAGCTGTACTTTACTATGATTCAATCTGGAGTTGCATCAGGTCATGATCATTTCCACTTTTATACGTTTAAACATTACTGTTCTAAAAGttgataattttatgtattgtCCTCAAGTTTGGCATGGCTGCATTATAGTACAATCAGAAGTGAATGAAGTCTCAGTATATCAAGGTATTCAGTTCAATGGAGTACTGTTAAATGGAGTACTATTTGTTCTGTAATATGTTCTGCTTTCTGATTATTGCAAAACACCAGCAGAACATATAGTCTCTAGTTAGTATTCCATTTAAGGGTACTCCACTGAACTTTAGGTATGTATCTTTGAATTTGTATATTTCATACATAGGAATTTTTAGTTCTTACTGGAATGGATAGGTAAGATACATGCTGTCTTGTTTGGGCCGATCTTAAATTCATCAATACATTTTGCAAACAATTTAATTGTTCTGGTTCTCTTACATACTTTAGGAAGTTGAGTCAGTTGACCTTTGCCACTATAATCCTCATGTTCCATAAGGCATAAGTGATTCATATCCTTTCTACTACTGTAAGAGTACTAATCTCATTCTAGTTGTATACTTGTATGTGGTATAATATGTCTTGATTGCAATCAACCTTGAAAGGATCCATATAACTGTCTCTTACGACTTTCTAATGCCCTGCCCTGATCGTCGGTCAAAGGTTTGCAACAATTTGGTTGATGTTTTACATGTGAAAACATTCTAGCATGAAAATGTGTGAGAAATAATGTGCAATCTTCTATGATATAGCATTTCTTCAACAATAAGTACTATTGTCATAGTTTAGATGTTATACTCCAGGGTACTACTAGGCAAACTAAACCAAATTGAAGGCTTGAACATTGGGACATCCCACTCATGTCAGATTTTTTTTCCCTTTATACGTATGTCAAGCGAACTGGCCTATCTTTCATAGCACAATGCGATTACGCCAATATGTTACTATGATGAAAACtcaacaccccccccccccccccaaacacacacacacacacacacaaaacaacACTCACATCTCCCCTCTTTTTAAAGAGGACAAAAATTCAAGCTTGAAATGGTTGTTTGGGTGCAAAATAAGTGACTTCACTTGGAGAAATAGGGGTAAATAATGTTGGGGACTGTGCtgtagacttgtagttataCTTAACCGTTTCACACTTGTGCAGGGAGGGTGCAAATGGTCGAAAATTGTCAGCCAGCCGGAAAAGAGAAGAGGATAATTCTGAGGAGAAGATTAGAAATGGTCATTAAAGTGTAAATGTGTTGTTTAAGCTAGGGTTTCCTCTATATGTGCCAAACACAAATATGATCAGGACGTAATCAGGCACGAGGCGTGGTTGACATGGAAGTCTTAGCAGTAAACTTGCTCTCACACTGTAGGAATATATGGTTGGTTGCCGATTTTGATGTAATatagcaatatatatatatatatgtacatttagTTTCTTCAACTAGTAGAACCTTTAGAGGTAGATTTACCAAGAAAATTTGGAATACAATTAAAGATTGAACAAGTGtaagaaagaaatttttttatttccatTAAAGAAGCTCATTTTCATTTAGAAATGTACAGTGTTTGTGCGGCTCGAGTTTACGGCTcaagttttttaatataattttgacaaAAGCCGCTTGGAGAATAAATTCTTAGTTACAACTCTAAGATCGAAATAcatcttatttttttcttttattctttGCGTTTGagagtttaaacatcttttctGATTATTATACCTAGTCTgaactaaaatttgaatttattttgatttttaagctTTTGCGGGAACTACATACATGCCtttgtgatttatttttattgtatttttcgCTAAATTGTCTTTgcaattttctttcattttttgcCAAGTTGTCGTAAATTAACGTTGGAGAAATTATAGTTTGCAAGCTATACTGAAATATAGTTCTTGCTCCCTGACAGGAGAAAACTATAGTTGCTCCGGAAAAATGAATTGATCGTGATTTTGAACCTGTCCATTCTACAACCTCtcttaattgattaattaataaatttatcgaGACAGAAGATCTAATATTTGAAGTATAAAGGACATAGATTGGAATCAAGTAGGAGAtctaatatttgaaatataaaggACATAGATTCTATCATACATATTGGAATCAGGTCatcagattatatttttaaaaagtcatttatttctaatattttttt
Coding sequences:
- the LOC108223144 gene encoding chloride channel protein CLC-f encodes the protein MSSDQITLLRSNSDSSEEDIEGQNQLHTPTKGVTDLIKRLDRRFSPRRKRGDLVKTHSASASSIEPSAADEILGDGAPPEWALLLLGCLLGLATGLCVAGFNRGAHIIHEWVWAGTPNEGAAWLRLQRLADTWHRILLVPVTGGVIVGMLHGLLEILDQIKQSTSSQGQGFDLLAGVFPIVKAIQAAVTLGTGCSLGPEGPSVDIGKSCANGCSAMMENNNERRIALVAAGAAAGIASGFNAAVAGCFFAIETVLRPLRAENSPPFTTAMIILASVISSTVSSAVLGEKQAFTVPTYDLKSAAELPLYLILGMLCGVVSVIFTRLVAWFTEAFDYIKDKAGIPPVVCPALGGLGTGLIALKYPGVLYWGFTNVDEILHTGKTASAPGIWLLAQLVTAKVVATALCKGSGLVGGLYAPSLMIGAAVGAVFGGCAGQLINSAIPGNAAVAEPQAYALVGMAATLASVCSVPLTSVLLLFELTKDYRILLPLMGAVGLAIWVPSVTNESKEGEALETKVATGGYSVLAPVVDKDSVGTWRRSDGDGLELSVMGSGGHHEHIEEELYLENLKVSEAMTNKFVKVFLTLTIREALKCMHDGQQNCALVVDTEDHLEGILTFGDIKRSLSKNSSGASSSDSSVPDLRQSLVSSICTRGINYRGKRRGLLTCYPDTDLAIAKQLMEAKGIKQLPVVNRGVDFKEERKRRLIAVLYYDSIWSCIREGANGRKLSASRKREEDNSEEKIRNGH